Proteins encoded in a region of the Candidatus Eisenbacteria bacterium genome:
- a CDS encoding biopolymer transporter ExbD has protein sequence MRSGNRFATRQGGGIYEPNMTPLIDVSLVLVVILMVATPMAFQSSIAVRNAAATGKAAPELARTERIEVVVHGDGTVGVNRLIVPREALAVTLKPLLEASSTRMLVVRCDDAVSHGQFVSVLDEAKGLGAAQIAVVGS, from the coding sequence ATGCGCTCGGGCAACCGTTTCGCGACCCGGCAGGGCGGGGGCATCTACGAGCCGAACATGACGCCGCTCATCGACGTCAGCCTCGTGCTCGTGGTGATCCTGATGGTCGCCACGCCGATGGCGTTCCAGTCGAGCATCGCGGTGCGCAACGCGGCGGCCACCGGCAAGGCCGCGCCGGAGCTGGCGCGCACCGAGCGCATCGAGGTCGTGGTCCACGGCGACGGCACGGTGGGCGTGAATCGCCTGATCGTTCCTCGTGAAGCCCTGGCCGTCACGCTCAAGCCACTGCTCGAGGCGAGCTCCACCCGCATGCTCGTGGTGCGGTGCGACGACGCGGTGTCTCACGGCCAGTTCGTGAGCGTGCTCGACGAGGCGAAGGGCCTCGGTGCGGCGCAGATCGCCGTGGTGGGGAGCTGA
- a CDS encoding MotA/TolQ/ExbB proton channel family protein: MFENFDWVEAMRTSPVMIIILACSVITLGFAFERLVYFGRRRGNPDAMLSQALERVRSGNVKEAIWACAATTHPVGAVSKQVLENLHLSAQAIEEKMQIALSEQRLQLERNLGWLGTMGNTAPLIGLLGTVWGIMRAFHDMARTGSAGPSVVAAGVAEALFTTAAGLLVAVPAVMLYNHFLRRITVMLTVSENHARSLRIAVDAAREEGTPMAKAA, encoded by the coding sequence ATGTTCGAGAACTTCGACTGGGTCGAGGCGATGCGCACCAGCCCAGTGATGATCATCATCCTGGCGTGCAGCGTCATCACGCTCGGATTCGCTTTCGAGCGTCTCGTGTACTTCGGCCGCCGCCGCGGCAACCCCGACGCCATGCTCAGCCAGGCTCTGGAGCGGGTGCGGAGCGGCAACGTGAAGGAAGCGATCTGGGCCTGCGCGGCGACCACGCATCCGGTGGGCGCCGTGTCCAAGCAGGTGCTGGAGAATCTTCATCTCAGCGCGCAGGCGATCGAGGAGAAGATGCAGATCGCGCTCAGCGAGCAGCGGCTCCAGCTCGAGCGCAACCTGGGATGGCTGGGCACGATGGGCAACACCGCCCCGCTGATCGGGCTCCTCGGCACGGTCTGGGGCATCATGCGCGCCTTCCACGACATGGCGCGGACCGGCTCGGCGGGACCCTCGGTGGTCGCGGCCGGCGTTGCGGAAGCGCTCTTCACGACGGCGGCGGGCCTGCTGGTGGCCGTGCCGGCGGTGATGCTCTACAACCACTTCCTTCGCCGCATCACGGTGATGCTGACCGTGTCGGAGAACCACGCCCGCTCACTCCGCATCGCGGTCGACGCCGCGCGCGAAGAGGGCACGCCGATGGCCAAGGCGGCCTGA